A DNA window from Kitasatospora atroaurantiaca contains the following coding sequences:
- a CDS encoding NADH-quinone oxidoreductase subunit NuoF family protein, with the protein MSGAPIAWLGRPVLFAGLEHTERLDHRSHLVVHGRLPTMSAEDLADLAENVNLRGRGGAGFPFARKLRAVVKAAARRRSRPVVVVNGTEGEPSCLKDAALLLRTPHLVLDGALLAADALDAEQVVLGVTRADTEQSLRRALTERRSTRLPVSVARLPERFVSGEGSALARGITSGIALPRGGGVRTSDSGVGGMPTLLSNAETYAQLAVAARLGALPYREVGTPSEPGTVLLTLAGSQVVETPSGVPLGELLAMFGLDIGQGVLVGGYHGKWLTPEAAAMAEVSRQSFQSLGGALGAGAILPLPHTTCPLGEVLRVARWLADETAGQCGPCYLGLPALVKALEEVVRGGGRAALDVVETRMRAVIGRGACSHPDAASRFVASALEVFDEDLQLHSYQYGCGRSVQDVLPMPVMESAGSIVVDWTLCEAHGLCTSVLPEVISLEADGFPAAGVMPVPPQLLQQAARAVDRCPALALRIQ; encoded by the coding sequence ATGAGCGGCGCTCCGATCGCCTGGCTCGGCCGGCCGGTCCTGTTCGCGGGCTTGGAACACACCGAGCGGCTGGACCACCGCTCACACCTGGTCGTCCACGGCCGGCTGCCGACGATGTCGGCCGAGGACCTGGCCGACCTGGCCGAGAACGTCAACCTGCGCGGCCGGGGCGGGGCCGGCTTCCCGTTCGCGAGGAAGCTCCGGGCCGTCGTCAAGGCGGCCGCCCGACGCCGGAGCCGCCCGGTCGTGGTGGTCAACGGCACGGAAGGAGAGCCGAGTTGTCTGAAGGACGCCGCACTTCTGCTGCGGACCCCCCACCTCGTCCTGGACGGTGCCCTGCTGGCGGCCGACGCGCTGGACGCCGAGCAGGTCGTGCTCGGTGTCACCCGGGCCGACACCGAGCAGTCCCTGCGCAGGGCGCTGACCGAGCGGCGGTCCACGCGGCTGCCGGTCTCCGTCGCCCGGCTGCCCGAGCGGTTCGTCTCGGGGGAGGGGAGCGCACTCGCCCGCGGTATCACCAGCGGGATCGCCCTCCCGCGCGGCGGTGGCGTGCGGACCAGCGACAGTGGGGTCGGGGGCATGCCGACCCTGCTGTCCAACGCCGAGACGTACGCGCAACTCGCGGTCGCGGCCCGGCTGGGGGCGCTGCCCTACCGCGAGGTCGGCACTCCGTCGGAACCCGGGACGGTCCTGCTGACCCTTGCCGGCTCCCAGGTGGTGGAGACGCCCTCCGGCGTCCCGCTCGGCGAGCTGCTCGCGATGTTCGGCCTGGACATCGGGCAGGGCGTCCTCGTCGGCGGCTACCACGGCAAGTGGCTGACCCCCGAGGCCGCTGCCATGGCCGAGGTGTCGCGCCAGTCCTTCCAGAGCCTCGGCGGGGCACTGGGCGCCGGCGCGATCCTCCCGCTGCCGCACACGACCTGTCCGCTGGGCGAAGTGCTCCGGGTCGCCCGCTGGCTGGCCGACGAGACGGCGGGTCAGTGCGGGCCGTGCTATCTCGGGCTGCCCGCGCTGGTCAAAGCGTTGGAGGAGGTGGTGAGGGGCGGCGGCCGGGCCGCCCTGGACGTCGTCGAGACCAGGATGCGGGCGGTCATCGGACGGGGTGCGTGCAGCCACCCCGACGCCGCCTCCCGGTTCGTGGCCTCGGCCTTGGAGGTCTTCGACGAAGATCTGCAGCTGCACTCGTACCAGTACGGCTGCGGCCGGTCCGTCCAGGATGTGCTCCCGATGCCGGTCATGGAGAGCGCCGGAAGCATCGTCGTGGACTGGACGCTCTGCGAGGCCCACGGGCTGTGCACCAGCGTCCTGCCCGAGGTCATCAGCCTGGAGGCAGACGGCTTCCCCGCCGCCGGCGTCATGCCGGTCCCGCCGCAGCTGCTCCAGCAGGCGGCCCGCGCGGTCGACCGGTGCCCGGCGCTGGCGCTGCGGATCCAGTGA
- a CDS encoding SCO0930 family lipoprotein, which produces MTTKRYGLVAVCLLLAGLVLMAALGSANSNASPSNAKSDSGQLAGATPSPAGGYGSYGDLGSSTAADSGKPGGKLAVRVDDKLGPVMTDGQGFTLYRFDKDTAKPPASNCSGTCATTWPPVINDGSTSAGTGIDPSKLGEITRTDGTRQLTVGGWPAYRYAQDAAPGDTKGEGVGGTWHALAPDGTKAKAPGAAATASTAPTAPATAMPQPSQQAEVKVQISVIVHPQLGQIMVDGYGRTLYHYGKDTAWPMRSNCEGQCLKTWTPAPPVDPTKIKGVDPKLIGKMQRPDGTWQLSINCTPAYLYTGDQGYGDALGNGMGDQWSAINPQGKPATGK; this is translated from the coding sequence TTGACGACGAAACGATACGGCCTCGTGGCGGTCTGCCTCCTGCTGGCCGGCCTCGTGCTCATGGCGGCCCTCGGGAGCGCCAACAGCAATGCCAGCCCGTCCAACGCGAAGTCCGACTCCGGACAGCTGGCCGGCGCGACGCCGTCCCCGGCCGGCGGATACGGCTCCTACGGCGACTTGGGGTCCTCGACGGCGGCCGACAGCGGCAAGCCCGGCGGGAAGCTGGCCGTCCGGGTGGACGACAAGCTCGGCCCCGTCATGACGGACGGTCAGGGCTTCACCCTCTACCGGTTCGACAAGGACACCGCCAAGCCGCCGGCGTCCAACTGCTCCGGCACCTGCGCCACCACCTGGCCGCCCGTCATCAACGACGGCAGCACCTCCGCGGGCACCGGCATCGACCCGAGCAAGCTCGGCGAGATCACCAGGACCGACGGCACACGTCAGCTGACGGTGGGCGGATGGCCCGCCTACCGCTACGCGCAGGACGCCGCGCCCGGCGACACCAAGGGCGAGGGCGTGGGCGGCACCTGGCACGCCCTGGCGCCGGACGGGACGAAGGCCAAGGCCCCGGGTGCCGCTGCCACGGCGTCCACCGCACCGACGGCCCCGGCCACCGCTATGCCGCAGCCGTCCCAGCAGGCCGAGGTCAAGGTCCAGATCTCCGTCATCGTCCACCCCCAGCTCGGCCAGATCATGGTGGACGGCTACGGCCGGACCCTCTACCACTACGGCAAGGACACCGCCTGGCCCATGCGCTCCAACTGTGAGGGGCAGTGCCTCAAGACCTGGACGCCCGCTCCTCCGGTGGACCCCACCAAGATCAAGGGCGTCGACCCGAAGCTGATCGGCAAGATGCAGCGGCCGGACGGTACCTGGCAGTTGAGCATCAACTGCACGCCCGCGTACCTCTACACGGGCGACCAGGGCTACGGTGACGCCCTCGGGAACGGCATGGGCGACCAGTGGTCGGCCATCAACCCGCAGGGCAAGCCGGCCACCGGCAAGTGA
- a CDS encoding RNA polymerase sigma factor: MTLRTSTREESLSALSDAELAAALATSTATGGSRIREVMAEVFTRHHGAVLAYARRFCRDPQTAQDLASEAYANTYLSVARGRGPRYAWRPYLKACVRRTAMEWSTQTTVLLAEDFHTWAEHLADEAETDGALLAAEETALVARAYRALPERWQVLLWFFVVEGESAAAVAQRMSMTPSGVRSLAARARTGLREAYLHAHVDEGTGLECRYFTSLLTGAVRRPGRRRARELARHLEECPGCGRVAEEFRRANHRIATSSLVATDPEAVRSC, from the coding sequence GTGACCCTTCGTACCAGCACCCGTGAAGAGAGCTTGAGCGCGCTGAGCGACGCCGAACTCGCGGCGGCGCTCGCCACCTCGACCGCGACCGGCGGCTCCCGCATCCGGGAGGTGATGGCCGAGGTGTTCACCCGCCATCACGGTGCCGTGCTCGCCTACGCCCGCCGCTTCTGCCGCGACCCGCAGACCGCTCAGGATCTCGCCTCCGAGGCCTACGCGAACACGTACCTGTCCGTCGCACGCGGCCGCGGCCCGCGGTACGCCTGGCGCCCGTACCTGAAAGCCTGTGTCCGCCGGACCGCGATGGAGTGGAGCACCCAGACCACGGTCCTGCTGGCGGAGGACTTCCACACGTGGGCCGAGCACCTGGCCGACGAGGCGGAGACCGATGGCGCGCTGCTCGCGGCCGAGGAGACGGCGCTGGTCGCCAGGGCCTACCGGGCCCTGCCCGAGCGGTGGCAGGTGCTGCTGTGGTTCTTCGTGGTGGAGGGCGAGTCGGCTGCCGCCGTCGCCCAGCGGATGAGCATGACGCCGAGTGGAGTGCGCTCCCTCGCGGCCCGCGCCCGCACGGGGCTGCGTGAGGCGTACCTGCACGCGCACGTGGACGAGGGCACCGGCCTGGAGTGCCGTTACTTCACGTCGCTGCTGACCGGCGCCGTACGCCGGCCGGGCAGGCGGCGGGCACGGGAGCTGGCCCGGCACCTGGAGGAGTGTCCCGGCTGTGGGCGGGTCGCCGAGGAGTTCCGCCGGGCCAACCACCGCATCGCGACCTCGTCACTGGTAGCCACCGATCCCGAGGCGGTGCGGTCCTGTTGA
- a CDS encoding phosphocholine-specific phospholipase C, whose amino-acid sequence MKRRDLLRAAALSSGFALLPVSLRDAFALDTPAGGLGAIEHVVIFMQENRSFDHYFGTLRGVRGFNDPAAITLPNGKPVFQQPDGTGYVLPYRVGDQFMSGTPHDWASGHAAWNKGRHDQWIPNKGKLTMTHLDRSGLPFYHALADAFTICDAYHCSVLGPTNPNRFHLFSGTVGYEPGSTTKRAIGNDAWQNLSHPGYTWTSYAERLEAAGRTWGVYQEWDNYGDNSLDYFASFLAVGRKALARTKDANGNPYTKLEFFYYAVQKASSATQTQLLDELAQGVATLTSAERSLYDRGLARLGPGQLASAFRADVEAGRLPAVSWIVAPEAQSEHPDWGPNTGADLVKEVLDALASNTAVWNKTLFLLTYDENDGFFDHVPPPVPPTSSSDGLSTAAVTDEIYNGEPIGLGNRVPMLVVSPWSRGGKVCSQVFDHTSVLRLLEQWSGVAEPNISPWRRAVCGDLTAVLDTTADTSYPGLPTPVPTSGAHGTSPKPPSPQSMPVQEAGTKRARPLPYDLTASGRLASDRFWLDFTNAGTAGAHFYVRANAYRTDGPWRYTVEAGKSLSDYWQSGTPTGAYDLTATGPHGFVRRFAGNRVTATTAGNANPEVTLGYVPADQLVLLRMTNTGGKACTLTVRAGNRGDGPWSYVLAAGASTEASFSTAGFGGWYDLTVTADTTDGFLRRFAGHLENGAESITDPVMAANPLPRTLKYADSQELTGENGAAANAVDGKTGTIWHTRWSNGTDPLPHEIQLDLGAVATVAGLTCLPRQDGTVNGRIGRYEVYLSGDGTNWGTPVATGAFADDATLKTVRFEPARARYVRLRALTEAGNRGPWTSAAEVTPLGWS is encoded by the coding sequence ATGAAGCGTCGCGACCTGCTCCGGGCCGCCGCCCTGTCCTCCGGCTTCGCACTGCTCCCCGTGAGCCTGCGCGACGCGTTCGCCCTCGACACGCCTGCCGGCGGGCTCGGAGCGATCGAACACGTCGTCATCTTCATGCAGGAGAACAGGTCGTTCGACCACTACTTCGGCACGCTGCGCGGGGTGCGCGGCTTCAACGACCCCGCCGCGATCACACTCCCGAACGGCAAACCCGTCTTCCAGCAGCCCGACGGCACCGGGTACGTGCTGCCGTACCGGGTCGGGGATCAGTTCATGTCGGGGACGCCGCACGACTGGGCCAGCGGCCACGCGGCCTGGAACAAGGGACGCCACGACCAGTGGATCCCCAACAAGGGCAAGCTCACCATGACCCATCTGGACCGCTCCGGGCTGCCCTTCTACCACGCGCTCGCCGACGCGTTCACCATCTGCGACGCCTACCACTGCTCGGTGTTGGGCCCGACCAACCCCAACCGCTTCCACCTGTTCTCCGGCACGGTCGGCTACGAGCCGGGCTCGACCACCAAACGGGCCATCGGCAACGATGCCTGGCAGAACCTCAGCCACCCCGGCTACACCTGGACCAGCTACGCCGAACGCCTCGAGGCCGCAGGCCGTACCTGGGGCGTCTACCAGGAGTGGGACAACTACGGCGACAACTCCCTCGACTACTTCGCCTCCTTCCTCGCAGTCGGCCGCAAGGCGCTGGCCCGGACCAAGGACGCCAACGGCAACCCGTACACCAAGCTCGAGTTCTTCTACTACGCGGTGCAGAAGGCCTCCTCGGCCACTCAGACCCAGCTGCTCGACGAGCTGGCGCAGGGCGTCGCCACCCTCACCTCTGCCGAACGCAGCCTCTACGACCGGGGCCTGGCCCGGCTGGGGCCCGGGCAGCTGGCGTCCGCGTTCCGCGCCGACGTGGAGGCCGGCCGGCTGCCCGCGGTCTCCTGGATCGTGGCCCCGGAGGCGCAGTCCGAACACCCCGACTGGGGCCCCAACACCGGAGCCGACCTGGTCAAGGAGGTGCTGGACGCACTCGCCTCGAACACTGCCGTGTGGAACAAGACCCTCTTCCTGCTCACCTACGACGAGAACGACGGGTTCTTCGACCACGTCCCGCCACCGGTGCCGCCGACGAGCAGCAGCGACGGCCTGTCCACGGCCGCCGTCACCGACGAGATCTACAACGGCGAGCCGATCGGCCTCGGCAACCGGGTGCCGATGCTGGTGGTCTCGCCGTGGAGCCGGGGCGGCAAGGTCTGCTCCCAGGTGTTCGACCACACCTCGGTGCTGCGGCTCCTGGAGCAGTGGAGCGGCGTCGCCGAGCCGAACATCTCGCCCTGGCGGCGCGCGGTCTGCGGCGACCTCACCGCCGTGCTCGACACCACCGCGGACACCAGTTACCCCGGCCTGCCCACGCCCGTGCCGACCAGCGGCGCGCACGGCACCAGCCCGAAGCCGCCCAGCCCGCAGAGCATGCCTGTGCAGGAGGCCGGCACCAAGCGCGCCCGGCCGCTGCCGTACGACCTGACCGCCTCCGGCCGGCTCGCCTCGGACCGGTTCTGGCTCGACTTCACCAACGCCGGCACTGCGGGCGCGCACTTCTACGTCCGTGCCAACGCGTACCGCACCGACGGGCCCTGGCGGTACACCGTCGAAGCCGGCAAGTCGCTGTCCGACTACTGGCAGAGCGGCACACCGACCGGCGCCTACGACCTGACCGCAACCGGCCCCCACGGCTTCGTGCGCCGCTTCGCCGGCAACCGCGTCACCGCCACCACCGCCGGTAACGCCAACCCCGAAGTCACCTTGGGATATGTGCCGGCCGACCAACTGGTCCTGCTGCGGATGACCAACACCGGCGGCAAGGCGTGCACGCTCACCGTCCGCGCGGGCAACCGGGGTGACGGCCCGTGGAGCTATGTGCTCGCGGCGGGCGCGAGCACCGAGGCGTCCTTCTCCACCGCCGGCTTCGGCGGCTGGTACGACCTCACCGTCACGGCCGATACCACCGATGGCTTCCTGCGCCGCTTCGCAGGCCATCTGGAGAACGGCGCGGAGAGCATCACCGACCCGGTGATGGCCGCCAACCCGCTGCCCCGCACCCTGAAGTACGCGGACAGCCAGGAGCTCACCGGCGAGAACGGCGCCGCCGCCAACGCCGTGGACGGCAAGACCGGCACCATCTGGCACACCCGCTGGTCGAACGGCACCGACCCATTGCCGCACGAGATCCAGCTCGACCTGGGCGCCGTCGCCACCGTCGCCGGACTGACCTGCCTGCCCCGGCAGGACGGCACGGTGAACGGCCGGATCGGCCGGTACGAGGTCTACCTCTCCGGTGACGGCACGAACTGGGGAACGCCGGTGGCCACCGGCGCCTTCGCCGACGACGCCACGCTCAAGACCGTCCGCTTCGAGCCCGCCCGGGCCCGATACGTACGGCTGCGGGCGCTCACCGAGGCGGGCAACCGGGGTCCGTGGACCTCGGCTGCCGAGGTCACCCCGCTCGGCTGGAGCTGA
- a CDS encoding LysR family transcriptional regulator, translating into MELEIRHLRIICAIDETGSLTRAAAALRLTQPGLSAQLRRIETLLGGPLFDRSSSGAVPTAYGEAVLARARAVLPAIDDLLGTTAPASRSGGAVPHFRLGSVNAPLLGGLITALKAHHPGARIVTRGQGSSVPLVDDVANGRLDLAVVGDSPGYELAPRPGVALHPVATEPLFVALPADHRLAARDEVTLDELADADWASPPPDDDRVREYWSTTFLATGQRMRTAHEVEGRLLLEVVRSGHAVSLCQATFEEVPGIAVRPIAGSPLWYRHLLAWHRAGPLTHLGPALARRAGETHRAAASRSPAYRRWLQNHRTEPPAADTADGPDADR; encoded by the coding sequence ATGGAGCTCGAGATACGCCACCTGCGGATCATCTGCGCCATCGACGAGACCGGCAGCCTCACCCGTGCCGCCGCCGCCCTGCGCCTGACCCAGCCCGGCCTCAGCGCGCAACTGCGCCGCATCGAGACCCTGCTCGGAGGCCCGCTCTTCGACCGCAGCTCCTCCGGAGCCGTACCGACGGCCTACGGCGAGGCTGTGCTCGCCCGGGCCCGTGCCGTCCTGCCCGCCATCGACGACCTGCTGGGCACCACGGCGCCGGCCTCCCGGTCCGGTGGCGCCGTCCCCCACTTCCGGCTCGGCTCCGTCAACGCCCCGCTGCTGGGCGGACTGATCACCGCCCTCAAGGCCCACCATCCCGGAGCCCGGATCGTCACCCGGGGGCAGGGGTCGTCCGTGCCCCTGGTCGACGACGTCGCCAACGGCCGCCTCGACCTCGCCGTGGTCGGCGACAGCCCCGGCTACGAACTGGCCCCCCGGCCCGGTGTCGCGCTCCACCCGGTCGCCACCGAGCCGCTCTTCGTCGCCCTGCCCGCCGACCACCGGCTGGCGGCGCGGGACGAGGTCACCCTGGACGAACTCGCCGACGCGGACTGGGCATCCCCGCCTCCCGACGACGACCGGGTCCGCGAGTACTGGTCCACCACGTTCCTCGCGACGGGCCAGCGCATGCGCACAGCCCATGAGGTGGAGGGGCGGCTGCTCCTGGAAGTGGTGCGCAGCGGGCACGCGGTGAGCCTCTGCCAGGCCACCTTCGAAGAGGTGCCCGGCATCGCCGTACGCCCCATCGCCGGCAGCCCTCTCTGGTACCGGCACCTGCTCGCCTGGCACCGAGCCGGCCCGCTGACCCACCTGGGCCCCGCGCTCGCCCGCCGCGCCGGCGAAACCCACCGCGCGGCTGCCTCCCGCAGCCCGGCCTACCGGCGCTGGCTGCAGAACCACCGGACCGAGCCGCCGGCCGCCGACACCGCCGATGGCCCCGACGCCGACCGGTGA
- a CDS encoding ABC transporter substrate-binding protein translates to MRGRRACLALGAALGMLSATACAGSSGTAAGDAAPVKGGTLHVLSSIDLEHLDPGRAYVTSTQNVGRLIYRTLTTFAPAAGEAGGKIVPDLATDTGRAGDGAKTWTFTLKEGVKFEDGRPVTSKDVKYGVERTFAAELPEGPPYARLWLVGGDAYKGPYKDPGGLASIETPDDRTIVFRLNRPVSDFGSAVSLPMFAPVPKDKDTGVGYDNRPFSSGPYKIDKFEPKKQLTLVRNTSWDPATDTVRKGLPDRVVIDLNLDPAVVDQRLIAGQGEDADAVALEPIGPASVGRVMNDPQLRKRLVTGESINTRFLSINTRHKPLDDVRVRQAIAYALDKDALRTTRGGPIAGELATTLLPPTLPGYAAEDPYPSTDGKGDPAKAKALLAEAGRTSGLTLTLDTPATTAGKAQGEAVQASLARAGITVKINEISSSAFYSTVGSPARQHDLVIDGWTPDWPGASTYLPILFDGRLITTEGNNNRAQYGSAEVDARLDAIAATGDPAAARAAYGELAKRIMQDAPVVPFLWDRAAVLVGPNVSGGYGHTAFVGRLDLVSLGLRK, encoded by the coding sequence ATGAGGGGACGAAGAGCTTGCCTGGCCCTGGGCGCGGCCCTCGGGATGCTGTCGGCGACGGCCTGTGCCGGATCGAGCGGCACCGCCGCCGGGGACGCCGCGCCGGTGAAGGGCGGCACCCTCCACGTGCTGTCCAGCATCGACCTGGAGCACCTCGACCCGGGCCGTGCCTACGTCACGTCCACCCAGAACGTGGGCCGCCTGATCTACCGCACGCTCACCACCTTCGCTCCCGCCGCCGGCGAGGCCGGCGGGAAGATCGTGCCGGACCTGGCGACGGACACCGGACGCGCCGGCGACGGGGCGAAGACGTGGACGTTCACCCTCAAGGAGGGCGTGAAGTTCGAGGACGGACGCCCCGTCACCAGCAAGGACGTCAAGTACGGTGTCGAGCGCACCTTCGCCGCCGAGCTGCCCGAGGGCCCGCCGTACGCCCGGCTCTGGCTGGTCGGCGGCGATGCCTACAAAGGCCCCTACAAGGACCCGGGCGGGCTTGCGTCGATCGAGACCCCGGACGATCGCACCATCGTCTTCAGGCTCAACCGCCCGGTGTCCGACTTCGGCTCCGCCGTGTCGCTGCCGATGTTCGCCCCGGTGCCGAAGGACAAGGACACCGGCGTCGGCTACGACAACCGGCCCTTCTCCTCGGGCCCGTACAAGATCGACAAGTTCGAGCCCAAGAAGCAGCTCACCCTGGTCCGCAACACCTCCTGGGACCCGGCCACCGACACCGTCCGCAAGGGCCTGCCCGACAGGGTCGTCATCGATCTCAACCTCGACCCGGCCGTGGTCGACCAGCGGCTGATCGCCGGTCAGGGGGAGGATGCCGACGCCGTCGCGCTGGAGCCGATCGGCCCGGCGTCGGTCGGCCGGGTCATGAACGACCCGCAGCTGCGCAAGCGGCTGGTCACCGGGGAGTCGATCAACACCCGCTTCCTCAGCATCAACACCAGGCACAAGCCGCTGGACGACGTCCGGGTACGGCAGGCCATCGCGTACGCGCTGGACAAGGACGCCCTGCGCACCACCCGGGGCGGCCCGATCGCGGGCGAGCTGGCCACCACCCTGCTGCCGCCCACCCTGCCCGGGTACGCGGCCGAGGACCCGTACCCGAGCACGGACGGCAAGGGCGACCCGGCGAAGGCCAAGGCCCTGCTCGCCGAGGCCGGCCGTACCTCCGGCCTGACCCTCACCCTCGACACGCCGGCCACCACGGCCGGCAAGGCGCAGGGGGAGGCGGTCCAGGCCTCGCTGGCCCGGGCCGGGATCACCGTGAAGATCAACGAGATCAGCTCGTCGGCGTTCTACAGCACGGTGGGCAGCCCGGCCCGGCAGCACGACCTGGTGATCGACGGCTGGACTCCCGACTGGCCGGGCGCCTCCACCTACCTGCCCATCCTGTTCGACGGCCGTCTGATCACCACCGAGGGCAACAACAACCGAGCCCAGTACGGCTCCGCCGAGGTGGACGCGCGCCTGGACGCGATCGCCGCGACGGGCGACCCGGCCGCCGCCCGGGCCGCGTACGGCGAACTCGCCAAGCGCATCATGCAGGACGCGCCCGTGGTGCCCTTCCTGTGGGACAGGGCCGCCGTCCTGGTGGGGCCGAACGTCAGCGGAGGCTACGGGCACACCGCCTTCGTCGGCAGGCTGGACCTCGTCTCGCTGGGGCTGCGCAAGTGA
- a CDS encoding ABC transporter permease produces MSGRARRSEERRHRVRSARSEPRAQTVLRRLLAQRSAALALAAVALLMLTALAAPLITWLADTSPTAFHGEAVDPALGGLPRGAVGGISAEHWLGVEPVNGRDVLARVVYGARVSLLIAVFATALSVALGTALGLLAGFLGGWADTVIGRLMDLLMSFPGLIFMIALISAAPGVDRRLLLVVVLGFFGWPYVGRIVRGQAMVLARGEFVAAARVLGASRRTLLTREVLPNLIGPVLVVATTSIPACIATEAGLSFLGVGVQSPTPSWGQMIATSVPWYAADPAYFLIPGAFLFSTVLAFNVLGDAVRDALDPRSQRR; encoded by the coding sequence GTGAGCGGCAGGGCGCGCCGGAGCGAGGAGCGTCGACACCGGGTCAGGAGCGCCCGGAGCGAGCCGAGAGCGCAGACCGTACTGCGACGGCTTCTGGCCCAGCGTTCGGCGGCGCTCGCGCTGGCCGCGGTGGCCCTGCTGATGCTGACCGCCCTCGCCGCCCCGCTGATCACCTGGCTCGCCGACACCTCCCCGACGGCGTTCCACGGCGAGGCGGTCGACCCGGCGCTCGGCGGCCTGCCACGCGGCGCCGTCGGCGGGATCAGCGCCGAGCACTGGCTCGGCGTGGAGCCGGTCAACGGCCGGGACGTACTCGCCAGGGTGGTGTACGGCGCGCGGGTCTCGCTCCTGATCGCCGTGTTCGCCACCGCACTCTCGGTGGCGCTGGGAACGGCGCTCGGCCTGCTCGCCGGCTTTCTCGGCGGCTGGGCCGACACGGTGATCGGCCGGCTGATGGACCTGCTGATGTCCTTCCCGGGCCTGATCTTCATGATCGCGCTGATCTCGGCCGCCCCCGGAGTGGACCGCCGACTGCTGCTGGTGGTGGTGCTCGGCTTCTTCGGCTGGCCTTACGTCGGACGGATCGTGCGTGGGCAGGCGATGGTGCTGGCCCGGGGCGAATTCGTGGCGGCGGCCCGCGTGCTCGGCGCCTCCCGGCGGACCCTTCTGACGCGCGAGGTGCTGCCCAACCTGATCGGCCCGGTGCTGGTCGTGGCGACGACGTCGATCCCGGCCTGCATCGCCACCGAGGCGGGGCTGTCCTTCCTCGGCGTCGGTGTGCAGTCGCCGACCCCCTCCTGGGGACAGATGATCGCCACCTCCGTGCCCTGGTACGCCGCCGACCCCGCCTACTTCCTCATCCCCGGCGCCTTCCTGTTCAGCACCGTGCTCGCCTTCAACGTGCTGGGCGACGCCGTGCGCGACGCGCTCGACCCCCGGAGCCAGCGACGATGA
- a CDS encoding ABC transporter permease, which translates to MILYLLRRLAVTAAILVVICATTFAIFYLMPADPAQGACGKACSPERLTEIRATLGLDRSPLAQFGDYLGGIVSGRTYGTGAQAVQCPFPCLGFSFQTNQPVWQLLTSRLPVSVSIAAGAAVLWLAVGVAAGVVSALRRGSLWDRAAMTAALGGVSLPIYFTALVLQYLLVVRLGLLPYPRVVALTEDPAGWVQSMVMPWITLAMLYAGVYARITRSEMLDSLGQNYVRTARAKGLPEVTVVRRHALRPALMPIVTIFGMDLGALLGGALITESVFGLPGVGKLAADAIAGADQPVIIGVTLFAAAFVVLANLVVDLVYAALDPRVRAVG; encoded by the coding sequence ATGATCCTCTATCTGCTGCGAAGACTGGCCGTCACCGCGGCCATCCTGGTGGTCATCTGCGCCACCACCTTCGCGATCTTCTATCTGATGCCGGCGGACCCGGCCCAGGGGGCCTGTGGCAAGGCGTGCAGCCCGGAGCGGCTCACCGAGATCCGCGCCACCCTCGGTCTGGACCGCTCCCCGCTCGCCCAGTTCGGGGACTACCTGGGCGGCATCGTCTCCGGCCGGACGTACGGCACCGGCGCGCAGGCCGTCCAATGCCCGTTCCCCTGCCTGGGGTTCAGCTTCCAGACCAACCAGCCGGTGTGGCAGCTGCTGACGAGCCGACTGCCCGTCAGCGTCTCGATCGCCGCCGGGGCGGCGGTGCTGTGGCTGGCCGTCGGGGTGGCGGCGGGCGTGGTGTCCGCGCTGCGGCGCGGCAGCCTGTGGGACCGCGCCGCGATGACGGCCGCGCTGGGCGGCGTCTCGCTGCCGATCTACTTCACGGCGCTGGTGCTCCAGTACCTGCTGGTCGTCCGACTCGGGCTGCTGCCCTACCCCCGGGTCGTCGCCCTCACCGAGGACCCGGCCGGCTGGGTGCAGTCGATGGTGATGCCCTGGATCACCCTGGCCATGCTGTACGCCGGGGTGTACGCCCGGATCACCCGCAGCGAGATGCTCGACAGCCTCGGCCAGAACTATGTGCGCACCGCTCGCGCCAAGGGCCTGCCCGAGGTCACCGTGGTACGCCGGCACGCGCTGCGCCCCGCACTGATGCCGATCGTGACCATCTTCGGCATGGACCTCGGCGCGCTGCTCGGCGGGGCACTGATCACCGAGTCGGTCTTCGGCCTGCCCGGGGTCGGCAAGCTCGCGGCGGACGCCATCGCGGGTGCGGACCAGCCGGTGATCATCGGCGTGACGCTGTTCGCCGCCGCCTTCGTGGTACTCGCCAACCTGGTGGTCGACCTGGTCTACGCCGCGCTCGACCCGAGAGTGAGGGCCGTCGGATGA